The following are encoded together in the Flavobacterium sp. TR2 genome:
- a CDS encoding metallophosphoesterase family protein: MRTFVIGDIHGGLLALEQVLARAEVTTEDTLIFLGDYVDGWSQSVEVIDYLIDLKTKQNIICIRGNHDQLALDWLENRHDDFDEEMWYKHGGKATVEGYAKISEEKKRAHIEFLENLQDYYLDDQNRLFVHAGFTNLSGVKWEYFSKLFYWDRTLWETALSLDPKLKEDDLHYPKRFTVYKEVYIGHTPVTRIGETVPVNKACVWNVDTGAAFRGPLTILDVDTKEYWQSEPLNELYFNEKGRN; this comes from the coding sequence ATGCGAACATTTGTTATAGGTGACATTCATGGCGGATTACTTGCACTTGAACAAGTGCTTGCAAGAGCTGAAGTTACTACCGAAGATACTCTAATTTTTTTGGGCGATTATGTTGACGGCTGGAGCCAGTCTGTTGAAGTAATCGACTATTTGATTGATTTAAAAACCAAACAAAACATTATCTGCATAAGAGGAAATCACGACCAGCTTGCTTTGGACTGGCTAGAAAATAGACATGATGATTTTGACGAAGAAATGTGGTACAAACATGGCGGAAAAGCGACTGTTGAAGGTTATGCCAAAATTTCTGAAGAGAAAAAAAGAGCCCATATCGAATTTCTGGAAAATCTTCAGGATTATTACCTTGACGATCAGAACCGTTTGTTTGTTCACGCTGGTTTCACCAATTTAAGCGGCGTAAAATGGGAATATTTTTCGAAGCTATTCTACTGGGATAGAACACTTTGGGAAACAGCTCTTTCATTAGACCCAAAATTAAAAGAAGACGACTTACACTATCCTAAAAGATTTACCGTTTATAAAGAAGTTTATATTGGCCACACCCCAGTTACCCGAATTGGCGAAACGGTTCCTGTAAATAAAGCTTGTGTCTGGAATGTTGATACTGGCGCCGCATTTAGAGGTCCGCTTACGATTTTAGACGTCGACACTAAGGAATACTGGCAGAGTGAGCCATTGAACGAACTCTATTTTAACGAAAAAGGTAGGAATTAA
- a CDS encoding DUF6646 family protein, which translates to MKKVITLLFLVTFGFVNAQEAFTGKGDIKVNVGANLQDGGSGIQGSVDFGLGENFSFGFVANYILGFDNFNGYYHGSNNLYHDVEPDFSDRFDAKARINANLSSVIGVKELDVYPGLSLGLHNFGGHVGGRYFFTEGFGVFTEIGFPIAKYGSNNDPFYHLNNQATFSLGASFNL; encoded by the coding sequence ATGAAAAAGGTTATTACACTCTTGTTTTTAGTAACATTCGGATTTGTTAATGCTCAAGAAGCTTTCACAGGAAAGGGAGATATTAAAGTAAACGTAGGAGCTAATTTGCAAGATGGTGGTTCTGGAATTCAAGGTTCTGTTGATTTTGGGTTAGGAGAAAATTTCTCTTTTGGTTTTGTTGCTAATTATATCTTAGGATTTGATAATTTTAATGGTTACTACCACGGCAGCAACAATCTTTATCACGATGTTGAGCCAGATTTCTCAGATCGTTTTGATGCAAAAGCAAGAATCAATGCTAACTTATCTAGTGTAATTGGTGTGAAAGAATTAGACGTTTACCCTGGATTAAGCTTAGGTTTGCATAATTTCGGAGGACACGTAGGAGGTCGTTATTTCTTTACTGAAGGATTTGGTGTTTTCACAGAAATCGGATTTCCAATTGCTAAATACGGTTCAAACAACGATCCCTTTTATCATTTAAACAATCAGGCTACTTTTAGTTTAGGAGCTTCGTTTAATTTATAG
- a CDS encoding M4 family metallopeptidase, translated as MERKLPKIMASAVIILTFSAPVLAQNTDKRISQKNLSENGQPSLITFSDKSTYKGTDFNTVFKEQLGLKDNQTFLKVKTESDREGFIHEKFQLYEQGIKVEFANYSLHSKEGKLVSMNGEFYAFKNVKTTPKLSSQDAFAQAIAYTGAKEYLWEKPEDAAAMDYEKPKGELVLLPDMEEQGEDRKSDKVRLAYKFDIYATNPLSRGDLYIDAENGKVLFYNATIKHLGEYSHGAKLKSAKANQKETFNAKAAIVSANAATRYSGTQTIQTTLSGSSYILSDGTRGNGIQTYNSARTATYPTTNFTDADNNWTAAEYNNTNKDNGALDAHWGAEMTYDYWSAVHGRNSYDNAGAKIKSYVHYNLVAAGYPNNNNAFWNGSVMTYGDGTGTGGFDILTSIDVAGHEIGHAVCTYTANLAYQKESGAMNEGFSDIWGACIEYRAAPTKSTWLVGEDIERRTGHLALRSMSNPKSEGQPDTYGGTNWVSQSCTPTSSNDYCGVHTNSGVLNHWFYILSVGKSGTNDIGNAYNVTGITIDKAAKIAFRLESVYLTANSTYANARTSGIQSAIDLYGAGSAEVIATTNAFYAVGIGAAYVGSNDTVAPTAPTNLAASGTTGTTTNLSWTASTDNVAVTGYDIYQGTTLKGSSTTTSYTVTGLTALTAYSFTVKAKDAAGNVSVASNTVNVTTTSAALTYCTSQGNSTADEKIGKVVFGTINNTSAGTAGYENYTSISTNAARGTAYTITITPSWTSTVYSEGYAVFIDYNQDGDFADSGETVWTKATSTAASASGTITIPATAALGTTRLRVSMKYNGIPTSCESFSYGQVEDYSINITASGTVANEEIVAESGLADTNENPEFALYPNPVANELNVSFVNSKGYTFRITNILGQQISKGELSESPIDVSALNKGIYVIELDNGAKRIVKKFAKK; from the coding sequence ATGGAAAGAAAATTACCCAAAATTATGGCTTCAGCCGTTATTATTCTTACATTTTCAGCTCCTGTACTTGCTCAAAATACAGACAAGCGGATAAGCCAGAAAAATTTATCAGAAAATGGACAACCAAGTCTAATCACTTTTAGTGATAAATCTACCTACAAGGGAACAGATTTTAATACTGTTTTTAAAGAGCAGCTGGGATTAAAAGATAACCAGACTTTTTTGAAAGTTAAAACCGAATCAGACAGAGAGGGGTTTATCCATGAAAAGTTTCAGCTGTACGAACAGGGAATAAAAGTAGAATTTGCCAATTATTCATTACATTCTAAAGAAGGCAAATTAGTTTCTATGAATGGTGAGTTTTATGCTTTTAAAAATGTAAAAACTACTCCAAAATTATCAAGTCAAGATGCATTTGCTCAAGCGATTGCTTACACGGGAGCAAAAGAATACTTGTGGGAAAAGCCTGAAGATGCCGCTGCAATGGATTATGAAAAACCAAAAGGGGAATTGGTTTTATTGCCAGATATGGAAGAACAAGGCGAGGATAGAAAATCAGATAAAGTTCGATTGGCTTATAAGTTTGATATCTATGCTACAAATCCGTTAAGCAGAGGTGATCTCTACATTGATGCTGAAAATGGAAAAGTATTGTTTTATAATGCGACCATAAAGCACCTTGGAGAATATAGTCACGGAGCGAAATTGAAATCTGCCAAAGCAAATCAAAAGGAAACATTTAATGCAAAAGCAGCAATTGTTTCAGCAAATGCAGCGACACGCTATAGCGGAACTCAGACCATTCAGACTACTTTAAGTGGATCTTCTTATATTTTATCTGATGGAACTCGAGGAAATGGAATTCAAACCTATAATTCTGCCAGAACAGCAACTTACCCAACAACCAATTTTACAGATGCTGACAATAATTGGACAGCTGCTGAGTATAATAATACGAATAAAGATAATGGAGCATTAGATGCGCATTGGGGGGCTGAAATGACATACGATTATTGGTCTGCTGTTCATGGAAGAAACAGTTATGACAATGCCGGAGCAAAAATTAAAAGTTATGTTCACTACAACTTAGTGGCCGCTGGATATCCAAATAATAATAATGCATTCTGGAACGGAAGCGTTATGACGTATGGTGACGGAACTGGAACTGGCGGATTTGATATCTTGACTTCTATAGATGTTGCCGGCCACGAAATAGGTCATGCAGTTTGTACTTATACAGCAAATCTTGCTTATCAAAAAGAATCGGGAGCAATGAATGAAGGTTTCTCGGACATTTGGGGAGCTTGTATCGAATATCGTGCTGCGCCAACAAAATCAACATGGTTAGTGGGAGAAGATATCGAAAGAAGAACAGGACATCTCGCTTTACGTTCTATGAGTAATCCAAAATCAGAAGGGCAGCCAGATACTTATGGAGGAACCAATTGGGTGAGCCAAAGCTGTACACCAACTAGCAGCAACGATTATTGTGGCGTTCATACCAATTCAGGAGTTCTAAATCATTGGTTTTACATTTTATCAGTTGGTAAATCAGGAACAAATGATATTGGAAACGCCTATAACGTGACTGGTATAACTATCGATAAAGCAGCAAAAATTGCCTTTCGTTTAGAGAGTGTGTATTTAACCGCAAATTCGACTTATGCAAATGCAAGAACATCAGGAATACAATCTGCAATAGATTTGTATGGCGCAGGTTCGGCTGAAGTGATAGCGACTACCAATGCATTTTATGCAGTAGGCATTGGTGCTGCTTATGTAGGGTCTAATGATACTGTTGCGCCTACAGCTCCAACAAATCTTGCGGCTTCTGGCACTACTGGCACAACGACTAACTTATCATGGACAGCATCAACAGATAATGTAGCTGTTACAGGGTATGATATTTACCAAGGAACCACATTAAAAGGTTCGTCTACAACAACAAGTTATACCGTAACTGGTTTGACAGCATTAACGGCTTATAGTTTTACTGTCAAAGCTAAAGATGCCGCAGGAAATGTTTCGGTAGCGAGTAACACAGTAAATGTTACAACTACTTCTGCCGCGTTAACATATTGTACATCTCAGGGAAATAGCACAGCAGACGAAAAAATTGGTAAAGTTGTATTTGGAACAATCAATAACACATCTGCGGGAACAGCAGGTTATGAAAATTATACTTCAATTTCGACAAATGCAGCAAGAGGAACTGCATATACCATTACGATCACACCGAGTTGGACATCTACAGTTTACAGTGAAGGATATGCTGTGTTTATAGATTATAATCAAGATGGTGATTTTGCAGATTCTGGTGAAACGGTTTGGACAAAAGCAACATCAACAGCAGCTTCAGCATCAGGAACTATTACAATTCCGGCAACGGCAGCGCTTGGAACAACAAGACTTAGAGTTTCTATGAAATATAATGGAATTCCAACATCTTGCGAAAGTTTTTCTTATGGGCAAGTCGAAGATTATTCTATAAACATAACAGCTTCAGGAACAGTTGCGAATGAAGAAATTGTTGCGGAATCGGGATTGGCAGACACTAATGAAAATCCGGAGTTTGCATTATATCCAAATCCTGTTGCAAATGAGCTAAATGTGTCATTTGTAAACAGTAAAGGATATACATTTAGAATTACAAATATTTTAGGACAGCAAATTAGTAAAGGTGAACTTTCAGAAAGTCCAATTGATGTAAGTGCTTTAAATAAGGGGATTTACGTTATAGAATTAGACAACGGCGCAAAAAGAATCGTTAAGAAATTCGCTAAAAAATAA